The following are from one region of the Coccinella septempunctata chromosome 7, icCocSept1.1, whole genome shotgun sequence genome:
- the LOC123317072 gene encoding macoilin-2 isoform X2 yields the protein MKRRNVEIGKMRRPIKRNKITEGIYGSTLLYLKFLSLWALVILADFILEFRFEFLWPFYLLLRSVYDSFKYQGLAFSIFFVCIALTSDMLCFFFIPVHWLFFAASTYVWVQYVWHTDKGICAPTIVLWMLFVYLETAVRLRDIKHMPGHLDLCRPFAAHCIGYPVVTLGFGFKSYIGFRMRQRKQRDVAKENEFYMQLIQQALPHDTMTQNVESVENAIVPVAPPVQNITKNSHNNRLSHHDKNSHIPNGHIANGIHNNSHGKSHRKSLDKSKNDQNDHEQSNKLSDKHDKHIDRQQKQHVNHSHTNGSAVGAGADDNSHHHNNVETESKPAPRKRDKREAEKDREAAEYLQRIETESRRLRSDLQNSRASEQELRLQVAALTTSEKVLKGEISALQREVEELQQRLQNVQSSRTTEKQNLASMERRLAEERRLRSNLESQLNQERKSRKQEEARAAQVAAQTSRECTEQCKSRRRELENELTDCRSALHWAEDKYKQIDRENVILVEQLRDTDILMSALSAMQEKNTHLENSLSAETRIKLDLFSALGEAKRQVEIRDSANRAQEKEIEELKSKIAQVLAVMPNDTFGGPASTTNHSRVRLAESPPGSTLDPNATAYTPKGSLVTSTEA from the exons ATGAAGAGACGAAATGTTGAGATCGGTAAGATGAGACGACCCATAAAAAGGAACAAAATTACTGAAGGGATTTACGGAAG CACTCTCCTATACCTGAAGTTTTTGTCCCTTTGGGCTTTGGTAATACTGGCCGATTTCATCTTGGAGTTTCGTTTCGAGTTCCTATGGCCCTTCTACCTGTTGCTGCGTAGCGTTTACGACAGCTTCAAATACCAGGGGCtggcattttcaattttcttcgtCTGCATAGCCCTGACGTCGGAcatgttgtgttttttcttcatACCTGTACATTGGTTGTTTTTCGCAGCTAGCACCTACGTCTGGGTACAATATGTCTGGCATACTGATAAGG GTATCTGTGCCCCCACCATAGTACTGTGGATGCTTTTCGTTTATTTGGAAACCGCAGTGCGTCTGCGCGATATAAAACATATGCCGGGCCATCTGGATCTGTGTAGACCTTTCGCAGCACATTGCATAGGTTACCCAGTTGTAACTCTTGGCTTCGGCTTCAAATCGTATATTGGCTTCCGTATGAGGCAG CGAAAACAGCGTGATGTCGCTAAAGAGAATGAATTTTACATGCAGCTCATACAGCAAGCGCTGCCACATGACACAATGACTCAGAATGTCGAGTCTGTTGAAAATGCAATTGTACCTGTTGCCCCTCCTGTACAAAATATTACTAAGAATAGTCATAATAATCGTCTGTCGCACCACGACAAAAACAGCCATATTCCTAATGGACATATAGCCAATG GTATTCATAATAACAGCCATGGGAAGTCACACAGAAAATCCTTGGATAAGAGCAAAAACGATCAGAACGATCATGAACAAAGTAACAAACTTAGCGATAAGCATGACAAACATATAGATAGACAGCAGAAGCAACAT GTCAATCATTCGCACACTAATGGTTCGGCTGTTGGAGCAGGAGCCGACGATAACTCCCACCATCATAATAACGTGGAAACGGAGTCCAAACCTGCGCCGAGGAAGAGGGATAAGCGCGAGGCTGAGAAGGATCGCGAAGCAGCTGAATATCTGCAGAGGATCGAGACAGAGTCAAGGAGGTTGAGGAGCGATTTGCAAAATAGCAGAGCCAGCGAGCAAGAACTCAGGTTACAG GTCGCTGCTCTGACTACGAGCGAGAAAGTATTGAAGGGCGAAATATCCGCCCTGCAAAGGGAGGTGGAGGAGCTACAGCAGAGGTTGCAGAATGTACAGAGTAGTAGAACGACGGAGAAACAGAATTTGGCCAGCATGGAGAGGCGGCTGGCCGAAGAAAGGAGGCTGAGGTCGAATCTCGAGTCACAGCTTAATCAGGAGAGGAAGAGTCGAAAGCAGGAAGAAGCCAGGGCGGCGCAG GTGGCCGCTCAGACTTCCAGAGAATGCACGGAGCAGTGTAAATCGAGACGGCGCGAGCTGGAAAACGAACTGACCGACTGTCGTTCGGCGCTCCACTGGGCCGAGGACAAGTACAAACAGATCGACAGGGAGAACGTGATCCTGGTCGAGCAGCTTCGCGACACCGACATACTGATGTCGGCTCTGTCCGCGATGCAGGAGAAAAACACGCATCtggaaaattccctttccgccGAGACCAGGATAAAGCTGGATCTGTTCAGCGCGCTCGGCGAGGCGAAACGACAGGTGGAAATCAGGGACA GCGCCAATCGAGCGCAAGAGAAAGAGATCGAAGAGCTTAAGAGCAAGATCGCCCAGGTTTTGGCCGTGATGCCAAACGACACGTTCGGCGGTCCAGCCTCGACCACAAACCACTCGAGGGTGCGTCTGGCCGAGAGCCCCCCGGGTTCAACGCTGGACCCGAACGCCACGGCCTACACACCGAAGGGGTCGTTGGTGACCTCGACGGAAGCATGA
- the LOC123317072 gene encoding macoilin-2 isoform X1: protein MKNFARKKFSIQTANNYFSFVFVRREQVSVGYLQVYSSTLLYLKFLSLWALVILADFILEFRFEFLWPFYLLLRSVYDSFKYQGLAFSIFFVCIALTSDMLCFFFIPVHWLFFAASTYVWVQYVWHTDKGICAPTIVLWMLFVYLETAVRLRDIKHMPGHLDLCRPFAAHCIGYPVVTLGFGFKSYIGFRMRQRKQRDVAKENEFYMQLIQQALPHDTMTQNVESVENAIVPVAPPVQNITKNSHNNRLSHHDKNSHIPNGHIANGIHNNSHGKSHRKSLDKSKNDQNDHEQSNKLSDKHDKHIDRQQKQHVNHSHTNGSAVGAGADDNSHHHNNVETESKPAPRKRDKREAEKDREAAEYLQRIETESRRLRSDLQNSRASEQELRLQVAALTTSEKVLKGEISALQREVEELQQRLQNVQSSRTTEKQNLASMERRLAEERRLRSNLESQLNQERKSRKQEEARAAQVAAQTSRECTEQCKSRRRELENELTDCRSALHWAEDKYKQIDRENVILVEQLRDTDILMSALSAMQEKNTHLENSLSAETRIKLDLFSALGEAKRQVEIRDSANRAQEKEIEELKSKIAQVLAVMPNDTFGGPASTTNHSRVRLAESPPGSTLDPNATAYTPKGSLVTSTEA, encoded by the exons atgaaaaatttcgcaCGAAAAAAGTTCAGTATTCAAACGGCTAATAACTATTTTTCCTTTGTATTTGTTCGAAGGGAACAAGTATCTGTTGGATATCTTCAGGTGTATTCTAG CACTCTCCTATACCTGAAGTTTTTGTCCCTTTGGGCTTTGGTAATACTGGCCGATTTCATCTTGGAGTTTCGTTTCGAGTTCCTATGGCCCTTCTACCTGTTGCTGCGTAGCGTTTACGACAGCTTCAAATACCAGGGGCtggcattttcaattttcttcgtCTGCATAGCCCTGACGTCGGAcatgttgtgttttttcttcatACCTGTACATTGGTTGTTTTTCGCAGCTAGCACCTACGTCTGGGTACAATATGTCTGGCATACTGATAAGG GTATCTGTGCCCCCACCATAGTACTGTGGATGCTTTTCGTTTATTTGGAAACCGCAGTGCGTCTGCGCGATATAAAACATATGCCGGGCCATCTGGATCTGTGTAGACCTTTCGCAGCACATTGCATAGGTTACCCAGTTGTAACTCTTGGCTTCGGCTTCAAATCGTATATTGGCTTCCGTATGAGGCAG CGAAAACAGCGTGATGTCGCTAAAGAGAATGAATTTTACATGCAGCTCATACAGCAAGCGCTGCCACATGACACAATGACTCAGAATGTCGAGTCTGTTGAAAATGCAATTGTACCTGTTGCCCCTCCTGTACAAAATATTACTAAGAATAGTCATAATAATCGTCTGTCGCACCACGACAAAAACAGCCATATTCCTAATGGACATATAGCCAATG GTATTCATAATAACAGCCATGGGAAGTCACACAGAAAATCCTTGGATAAGAGCAAAAACGATCAGAACGATCATGAACAAAGTAACAAACTTAGCGATAAGCATGACAAACATATAGATAGACAGCAGAAGCAACAT GTCAATCATTCGCACACTAATGGTTCGGCTGTTGGAGCAGGAGCCGACGATAACTCCCACCATCATAATAACGTGGAAACGGAGTCCAAACCTGCGCCGAGGAAGAGGGATAAGCGCGAGGCTGAGAAGGATCGCGAAGCAGCTGAATATCTGCAGAGGATCGAGACAGAGTCAAGGAGGTTGAGGAGCGATTTGCAAAATAGCAGAGCCAGCGAGCAAGAACTCAGGTTACAG GTCGCTGCTCTGACTACGAGCGAGAAAGTATTGAAGGGCGAAATATCCGCCCTGCAAAGGGAGGTGGAGGAGCTACAGCAGAGGTTGCAGAATGTACAGAGTAGTAGAACGACGGAGAAACAGAATTTGGCCAGCATGGAGAGGCGGCTGGCCGAAGAAAGGAGGCTGAGGTCGAATCTCGAGTCACAGCTTAATCAGGAGAGGAAGAGTCGAAAGCAGGAAGAAGCCAGGGCGGCGCAG GTGGCCGCTCAGACTTCCAGAGAATGCACGGAGCAGTGTAAATCGAGACGGCGCGAGCTGGAAAACGAACTGACCGACTGTCGTTCGGCGCTCCACTGGGCCGAGGACAAGTACAAACAGATCGACAGGGAGAACGTGATCCTGGTCGAGCAGCTTCGCGACACCGACATACTGATGTCGGCTCTGTCCGCGATGCAGGAGAAAAACACGCATCtggaaaattccctttccgccGAGACCAGGATAAAGCTGGATCTGTTCAGCGCGCTCGGCGAGGCGAAACGACAGGTGGAAATCAGGGACA GCGCCAATCGAGCGCAAGAGAAAGAGATCGAAGAGCTTAAGAGCAAGATCGCCCAGGTTTTGGCCGTGATGCCAAACGACACGTTCGGCGGTCCAGCCTCGACCACAAACCACTCGAGGGTGCGTCTGGCCGAGAGCCCCCCGGGTTCAACGCTGGACCCGAACGCCACGGCCTACACACCGAAGGGGTCGTTGGTGACCTCGACGGAAGCATGA